The proteins below come from a single uncultured Carboxylicivirga sp. genomic window:
- a CDS encoding PepSY-associated TM helix domain-containing protein: protein MKWSSKLRKWIRIIHRDLGYLLVGITIIYGISGFLLNHMNGKDPAYHTMNATIQIEPHLSTTDITEQLSKNDELPKVKTVLTAKDGFYKVLFNGGIGAYNTNTGELSYEIHQKRPFVYAINKLHYNKVKGWTATSDFFAFSLIFLAISGMFMVKGKNGLIRRGISLILIGLAIPILYVVFA, encoded by the coding sequence ATGAAGTGGTCGAGTAAGTTACGAAAGTGGATACGCATCATCCACCGCGACCTGGGCTATTTATTGGTTGGCATAACCATTATTTACGGGATTTCGGGATTTTTACTCAACCATATGAATGGTAAAGATCCGGCTTATCACACAATGAATGCTACTATTCAGATAGAACCTCATTTATCAACCACTGACATTACTGAGCAATTATCGAAAAACGATGAGCTTCCCAAAGTTAAAACGGTATTAACAGCCAAAGATGGCTTTTACAAAGTACTATTTAATGGAGGCATTGGAGCTTATAACACAAATACCGGTGAGCTAAGCTACGAAATTCATCAAAAGCGTCCGTTTGTATATGCCATCAACAAGCTGCATTACAATAAAGTAAAAGGATGGACTGCCACCAGCGACTTTTTTGCATTCTCACTTATCTTTCTGGCAATATCAGGCATGTTTATGGTGAAAGGCAAAAACGGATTGATACGCCGTGGTATATCGCTGATATTAATCGGATTAGCCATACCAATATTATATGTTGTTTTTGCGTAG